The Neobacillus sp. PS3-34 genome has a window encoding:
- a CDS encoding alkaline phosphatase family protein: MKIKKTILLTVVFTILCSCTQGHSTAQKNQQTIDGKTFPNKIDHIIIVIEENHSEKEIKGNPKAPYMNSLLKQGTYLSNYHAIEHPSQPNYLNLFSGSNQGVTNDAVPKRRFAASNLASSLLSHHYTFAGFSEDLPYTGFTGFSIRRGGYARKHNPWVNFSNVPKEVNQPLTKFPKNFNQLPTVSFVIPNLSHDMHDGSIAEADQWLKSHLSAYVQWAKKNNSLLILTWDEDDNSEKNKIPAIFVGPWSKQG, encoded by the coding sequence GTGAAAATAAAGAAGACAATTTTACTTACAGTAGTTTTTACCATCTTATGTTCCTGTACACAAGGCCACTCCACAGCACAAAAGAATCAGCAAACGATAGATGGTAAGACTTTTCCTAACAAAATCGATCATATTATTATTGTTATAGAAGAAAATCATTCCGAAAAGGAAATCAAAGGAAATCCTAAGGCACCCTATATGAATTCTCTCCTTAAACAGGGGACCTACTTATCAAATTATCATGCAATTGAACATCCAAGCCAGCCGAATTATCTAAATTTATTCTCTGGTTCAAACCAGGGGGTTACAAATGATGCTGTACCAAAAAGAAGGTTTGCGGCCAGTAATTTAGCAAGCTCCTTGCTCTCCCATCATTACACGTTTGCAGGATTTTCAGAGGACCTTCCTTATACTGGGTTTACTGGCTTTTCAATCCGCAGGGGCGGATATGCACGAAAACATAATCCGTGGGTGAATTTCAGCAATGTCCCTAAGGAAGTAAATCAGCCTCTAACAAAATTTCCGAAGAATTTCAATCAATTGCCAACCGTGTCATTTGTCATACCAAATCTTTCCCATGATATGCATGATGGTTCAATTGCTGAGGCGGACCAGTGGTTGAAAAGCCATCTCTCTGCATATGTCCAATGGGCTAAAAAAAATAATAGTCTTTTGATTCTTACTTGGGATGAAGACGATAACTCAGAAAAAAATAAGATCCCTGCCATTTTCGTTGGCCCATGGTCAAAACAGGGGTGA
- a CDS encoding glycoside hydrolase family 66 protein yields the protein MGTVWSIAKQKENKYKIVHLVNFSDSLTMEWRDTYGSTPTPTAKQNINIMLDEVRPIKSMWIATPDDGLGLPQKINFIQKKEEVFFRIPSLKYWDMVVMEF from the coding sequence GTGGGTACCGTTTGGAGTATTGCTAAACAAAAGGAAAATAAATATAAAATTGTCCATCTTGTTAATTTTTCAGATAGTTTAACGATGGAATGGCGGGATACCTATGGTTCCACTCCCACACCCACTGCCAAACAAAATATCAACATTATGCTAGACGAAGTGCGCCCTATTAAATCCATGTGGATTGCAACACCTGATGATGGGCTTGGACTTCCACAAAAGATAAATTTCATTCAAAAGAAGGAAGAAGTATTTTTTAGAATTCCTTCGTTAAAATATTGGGATATGGTAGTAATGGAATTTTAA
- a CDS encoding glycoside hydrolase family 66 protein gives MKNFRQWLLILFMILLILLIIKQNPAQFFTGLLKQKQLIKQEFISSVSTDRAAYKPGAKVIFSLNSNLKGKATIDYFHLGKKIEKKTLTVASKHVTWTWIPPKSDFQGYMVHIKVSSKSSYDEKSIGVDVSSTWSRFPRYGFLSDFKDMPKQDIEKIISKLNRYHLNGLQFYDWQYQHQQPLKMNGSQLASHWEDIANRTISTETIKKYIAASHQRGMNAMAYNLLYGSFEGEEGNGISPDWYLYKGQGRNGIDKYPLPENWKSNLIIMNTTHPTWREYLINKQKQVYQYLPFDGWHIDQLGDRGDVFNERGDKIDLSHSFQPFINEIKDKIPQKSIVMNAVNQYGQEDIANSPVDFMYTEVWDKYKNYGDLKGVIDHNTFLSHHKNSVLAAYMDYERSNQPGYFNEAGILLADSTIFASGGSHLEMGEHMLSKEYFPHSQLKVSKTLEEKMISYYDFLTAYENLLRDHLSDSSVSIRSGKAYRLFLLQLWVPFGVLLNKRKINIKLSILLIFQIV, from the coding sequence ATGAAAAATTTTAGACAGTGGCTTTTGATATTGTTTATGATCTTATTAATATTACTTATTATTAAACAAAATCCAGCACAGTTTTTTACAGGGCTTCTGAAGCAAAAACAATTAATAAAACAGGAATTTATTTCTTCTGTTTCAACGGACAGAGCAGCATATAAGCCTGGAGCCAAGGTGATATTTTCGCTTAATAGCAATTTAAAAGGAAAAGCTACCATTGATTATTTTCATCTTGGAAAAAAAATAGAGAAAAAAACACTTACCGTTGCTTCAAAACATGTAACATGGACATGGATTCCTCCAAAATCAGATTTTCAGGGCTATATGGTACATATAAAAGTTAGTTCAAAATCTTCCTATGATGAAAAGTCAATTGGCGTTGATGTTTCGAGTACGTGGAGCAGGTTTCCGAGATATGGATTTTTATCAGATTTTAAAGATATGCCTAAACAGGATATTGAAAAAATCATTTCGAAATTAAACCGTTACCATCTAAATGGATTGCAATTTTATGACTGGCAATATCAGCACCAACAGCCTTTAAAAATGAATGGAAGCCAACTTGCTTCCCATTGGGAGGACATTGCAAACAGAACAATATCAACTGAAACAATCAAGAAATATATTGCTGCTTCCCATCAGCGCGGGATGAACGCAATGGCTTACAATTTATTATACGGTTCTTTTGAAGGTGAAGAAGGAAACGGTATATCTCCTGACTGGTATTTATATAAAGGCCAAGGACGAAATGGCATTGATAAATATCCTCTTCCGGAAAATTGGAAAAGCAATCTAATTATCATGAATACTACCCACCCGACATGGAGGGAGTACTTAATTAATAAACAAAAACAAGTTTATCAGTACCTGCCCTTTGACGGATGGCATATTGATCAGCTTGGTGACAGAGGCGATGTCTTTAATGAACGTGGAGACAAAATCGATCTCTCGCACTCCTTTCAGCCCTTCATAAATGAAATCAAAGACAAAATTCCTCAAAAGAGTATAGTTATGAACGCTGTTAATCAATATGGACAAGAGGATATAGCCAATTCACCCGTTGATTTTATGTATACAGAGGTATGGGATAAGTATAAGAATTATGGTGATTTAAAAGGAGTCATTGATCATAATACCTTTCTATCTCATCATAAAAATTCTGTTCTCGCAGCCTATATGGACTATGAAAGGTCTAATCAGCCAGGTTATTTTAATGAAGCAGGAATTTTGCTTGCAGATAGTACTATATTTGCGTCTGGCGGGTCACATCTCGAAATGGGTGAGCATATGCTTTCCAAGGAATACTTTCCTCATAGCCAGCTTAAAGTGAGTAAAACCCTTGAAGAGAAAATGATAAGTTATTATGATTTTTTAACTGCTTATGAAAATCTATTAAGAGATCATTTATCTGATTCGAGTGTTTCCATTAGATCGGGGAAGGCTTATCGATTGTTCCTTCTCCAGCTGTGGGTACCGTTTGGAGTATTGCTAAACAAAAGGAAAATAAATATAAAATTGTCCATCTTGTTAATTTTTCAGATAGTTTAA
- a CDS encoding glycoside hydrolase family 31 protein: protein MPVKQIWRAFLVFMLTATLALSATLSNAKAAVTQPEPDTPLNKQNLQLLAVQKTFKLPNGVKFDLGTHEAYIRVFAPDMVKVSVLKKGEKEFVSRGIAKTNWRTPRFSAVENRNEYIIKTGEISVNIKKKPFGIKFLDRQGKVINEDYLPSGKTSGYEAGKPYVFKKTDKNENFYGFGEQAGLQLNKRGKSIGMWNTDAYSYTKDTKYVYTSIPFFIGLKNKKAYGIFFDNTYRSYFEMASEADDYYYFYANGGKLTYYFMYGPEISDVLNRYTELTGKIELPAKWTIGLHQSKWEYTADEIVKVARTYREKKIPLDAMHFDIDYMNGYRVFTWADEYKKALQQLKAMPGFKAVAINDPAVKQDENFWAYLEGTKKDYWAKNADGTPFIGPVWPGPSAFPDFSKKEVRDWWSRNHKVLFDAGIDGIWNDMNEPAVFLDDPKYNHTLPLDAYFGYNNNKIPHTEYHNIYGHDEAEATYNSWKIYKPNERPFVLTRDMYAGTQRWAALWSGDSVSNWEHLQMSIPMNTNAGLSGVAFMGNDIGGFAKRPTPELFARWIEVGSFLPYARIHYDSDRKSEIKQGQEPWAFGPEVEKISKNYIEMRYQLLPYLYNAFKQAASTGKPVQQPLVYQYQKDPNTYNISDQYMFGDSMMLAPVVTEGQTSRKVYLPRGDNWVDYWTKKEYNGGQTIRVNAPLARLPIFVKNNSIIPRREIQQYTDERPLTNLLLDTYLKDKAQYSFYEDDGKTKDYKRGRYNITNFTIQRQGQM, encoded by the coding sequence ATGCCCGTTAAACAAATTTGGAGAGCATTCCTTGTTTTTATGCTTACAGCAACACTTGCTCTCTCCGCAACACTTTCAAATGCAAAGGCTGCTGTTACTCAGCCGGAGCCAGACACACCATTAAATAAACAAAATCTGCAATTGCTGGCGGTACAAAAAACGTTTAAGCTGCCAAATGGAGTTAAATTCGATTTGGGGACTCATGAAGCCTATATCCGTGTATTTGCACCGGATATGGTAAAAGTATCTGTCTTGAAAAAAGGCGAAAAAGAGTTCGTCTCCAGAGGTATCGCCAAGACCAATTGGAGAACTCCACGTTTTTCTGCGGTGGAAAATAGAAATGAATATATCATTAAAACAGGCGAAATTTCCGTTAATATCAAGAAAAAACCTTTTGGCATTAAGTTCCTCGATAGGCAAGGAAAAGTAATAAATGAGGACTACCTTCCAAGCGGTAAAACATCAGGTTATGAAGCCGGAAAACCTTATGTCTTTAAGAAAACCGATAAGAATGAAAATTTTTACGGTTTTGGAGAACAAGCGGGACTCCAGCTTAACAAGCGAGGAAAAAGTATAGGAATGTGGAACACTGATGCGTATTCATATACGAAAGATACTAAATATGTCTACACTTCAATTCCCTTTTTCATTGGCTTGAAAAATAAAAAGGCGTATGGAATATTTTTTGACAATACGTACCGCTCTTATTTTGAAATGGCCAGTGAAGCAGATGATTACTATTACTTTTATGCTAATGGGGGCAAGCTTACATATTACTTCATGTATGGTCCCGAAATAAGTGACGTTTTAAATCGTTACACAGAATTAACAGGAAAAATAGAATTGCCGGCTAAATGGACTATTGGCCTTCATCAAAGTAAATGGGAATATACAGCCGATGAGATCGTCAAGGTAGCAAGGACTTATCGTGAAAAGAAGATCCCTCTTGATGCTATGCATTTTGATATTGACTATATGAATGGCTATCGAGTTTTCACCTGGGCCGATGAGTATAAAAAGGCTCTTCAGCAGCTAAAGGCAATGCCAGGCTTCAAAGCCGTTGCCATTAATGACCCAGCTGTAAAGCAGGATGAAAATTTTTGGGCTTACCTGGAGGGTACGAAAAAAGACTATTGGGCTAAAAATGCCGATGGAACACCTTTTATCGGTCCAGTTTGGCCTGGTCCATCTGCTTTCCCTGATTTTTCAAAGAAAGAAGTGCGTGATTGGTGGAGCAGAAATCATAAAGTTCTCTTTGATGCTGGCATAGACGGCATCTGGAATGATATGAACGAACCGGCTGTATTCCTGGATGATCCTAAATACAATCACACATTACCATTAGATGCTTACTTTGGATATAACAATAATAAGATTCCTCATACGGAATATCATAATATTTACGGACACGATGAAGCTGAAGCAACCTACAATTCATGGAAAATCTATAAGCCAAACGAACGGCCTTTTGTTTTGACTCGTGACATGTATGCTGGAACCCAGCGCTGGGCTGCCCTATGGAGTGGAGATAGTGTAAGTAACTGGGAGCACCTGCAAATGTCGATTCCAATGAATACAAATGCTGGCCTTTCTGGTGTAGCTTTTATGGGTAATGACATTGGCGGATTCGCTAAACGCCCAACTCCAGAATTGTTTGCACGATGGATTGAAGTCGGATCCTTCCTGCCATATGCAAGGATTCATTATGATTCAGACCGTAAATCAGAAATAAAACAAGGTCAGGAACCGTGGGCATTCGGCCCTGAAGTAGAAAAGATCAGCAAGAATTACATTGAAATGCGTTATCAATTGCTCCCTTACCTTTATAATGCTTTCAAACAAGCAGCTTCAACTGGAAAACCGGTTCAGCAACCGCTGGTATATCAATATCAGAAAGATCCAAATACCTATAATATCAGCGACCAATATATGTTTGGGGATTCCATGATGCTTGCTCCTGTCGTTACAGAAGGACAAACTTCAAGGAAGGTATATCTTCCAAGAGGCGATAACTGGGTTGATTATTGGACTAAGAAGGAATATAACGGTGGCCAGACCATCCGTGTAAACGCCCCTCTTGCCCGGTTGCCTATTTTTGTGAAGAACAATTCGATCATCCCTAGACGTGAAATTCAGCAGTATACGGATGAAAGACCATTAACAAATCTTCTTTTAGATACGTATCTTAAAGACAAGGCTCAATATAGCTTTTATGAAGATGACGGAAAAACAAAAGATTACAAACGCGGCCGATACAATATTACTAACTTTACCATCCAACGTCAGGGCCAAATGTAA
- a CDS encoding arginase family protein produces MVWDETLENADQLFSRNFFSILLGGDCSIEVGTFPVFRKAFGDQVHLLVLDGHVDTVAPSGERCVGAAGMGLWFLTQDSQVWCKERPFKPENITVIGPQEVPHETYGIKVIPFDELSMNKIADHLRGLPEETSILVHFDVDVLQKEVMPSAYSPSEKGLSFEGASEILKLILKDVRVKGIEVTEFSANKDEDGKSAKTIVDLLCLVCDREESHYYKD; encoded by the coding sequence ATGGTTTGGGATGAAACTTTAGAAAATGCCGACCAACTATTCAGCCGCAATTTCTTTTCCATCCTTCTTGGAGGAGATTGCAGTATCGAAGTAGGGACTTTCCCTGTTTTTAGAAAGGCTTTTGGCGATCAGGTCCATTTGCTGGTCCTGGATGGCCATGTTGATACAGTCGCACCATCAGGGGAACGCTGTGTTGGTGCTGCCGGAATGGGTCTTTGGTTTTTAACACAGGACAGCCAGGTTTGGTGCAAGGAAAGACCATTCAAGCCAGAAAACATAACTGTAATTGGACCTCAGGAAGTGCCACATGAAACCTATGGGATTAAAGTTATTCCATTTGACGAACTTTCTATGAATAAAATTGCTGATCATCTTAGAGGTTTGCCAGAAGAAACTTCTATTCTGGTGCATTTTGATGTTGATGTCCTCCAAAAGGAAGTAATGCCCTCAGCATACTCGCCAAGCGAAAAGGGTCTATCATTTGAAGGGGCTTCTGAAATATTAAAACTAATTTTAAAAGATGTACGTGTCAAAGGAATAGAGGTAACGGAGTTTTCTGCAAACAAAGACGAGGATGGAAAAAGCGCTAAAACCATTGTTGACTTGCTTTGTCTTGTTTGTGATAGGGAGGAGAGCCACTATTATAAAGACTGA
- a CDS encoding GNAT family N-acetyltransferase, whose translation MLEGKNIQLKLLEESDLTTLWQHIYGVKNPEWKEWDAPYFHLEHKELDTYKLEMASLISNGLLNRRAIMIDGQIIGTVSYYWEHKPSNWLEVGIVIYDPGYWSGGYGTEAIKLWIDHLFAELPLQRIGYTTWSGNQRMIKVGEKLGMQMEARIRKARFYNGEYYDSIKMGILREEWEKLHCNKQ comes from the coding sequence ATATTAGAGGGAAAGAATATTCAGCTTAAATTGTTAGAAGAAAGTGATCTAACCACACTGTGGCAGCATATATACGGAGTGAAGAACCCTGAATGGAAAGAATGGGATGCGCCTTATTTTCACCTTGAGCATAAGGAACTTGATACCTATAAATTAGAAATGGCCAGCCTAATTTCAAATGGGCTTCTAAATAGGAGGGCTATCATGATAGATGGCCAAATTATCGGCACGGTTTCTTATTACTGGGAACATAAGCCATCAAACTGGCTCGAGGTGGGAATCGTTATTTATGATCCTGGTTACTGGAGCGGAGGCTATGGGACTGAAGCTATTAAGCTATGGATTGATCATCTTTTTGCAGAATTGCCACTTCAGCGTATTGGATATACAACATGGTCAGGCAACCAACGAATGATTAAAGTAGGTGAAAAACTTGGCATGCAGATGGAAGCAAGAATAAGGAAGGCAAGGTTTTATAATGGTGAATATTATGATTCAATCAAAATGGGGATTTTGAGGGAAGAGTGGGAAAAGCTACATTGTAATAAACAATGA
- a CDS encoding ABC transporter permease subunit has protein sequence MDPRPVRNLASSGASKAQLLFYGVIPAVMPRFLTYILYRWEVIMRTTIVVGFVGAGGLGMQFKLSMSYFQYTELTLLLICYMILVLIADFASESARKAAK, from the coding sequence ATGGATCCGAGGCCGGTTCGCAATCTTGCTTCTTCTGGAGCCTCTAAAGCACAGCTATTATTTTACGGTGTCATTCCAGCCGTTATGCCTAGGTTTTTGACTTATATCCTGTATCGCTGGGAAGTTATCATGAGAACGACGATTGTTGTAGGATTTGTCGGTGCAGGCGGCCTGGGGATGCAGTTCAAACTCAGTATGAGCTATTTTCAATACACAGAACTTACACTGCTGTTAATTTGCTATATGATTCTGGTTCTAATAGCCGATTTTGCATCGGAATCGGCAAGAAAAGCGGCGAAATAA
- a CDS encoding ABC transporter permease subunit encodes MKQFFPSFHQKNRLLLSIVLLAVFVWSMFSIKWNSDLYHSGGGTVILQILKGVVHPAFTPELAVLGFQSAWITLAYAVAGMSLAIIYAFITGILASGVMASRNISRLFSKIFFRGILGFTRSIHELVWAWLFVAAVGLSPYAAVFAIAIPYGGILGRIFADMLEDVNEEPIKALRAAGASKLQALIYGYLPLVRADMVSYTMYRFECAIRSSAIMSFIGLGGLGYQIQLSLSDLKYDEVWLFVYYLITVVLLVDLWSSLIRKGLTHSGKKGKFGSGYFSAIIGLILIIGSWGYIAAGENTHLFELLSNQNLEFAGKFFGGLIGLNDAHPAFFDSKSWTEALKLTVETLQMSIMAIGFATIAAFLTVIPAARNIANGTLTSAKKWYNWPLFGLVRIVYIFSRAVPELVWAMMIIFLFKPGILPGAVALALHNFGILGKLWPR; translated from the coding sequence ATGAAACAGTTTTTCCCCTCCTTCCATCAGAAAAATAGACTTTTACTTTCCATAGTGCTTTTGGCTGTTTTTGTGTGGAGTATGTTTTCTATAAAGTGGAATTCAGACCTCTATCACTCAGGGGGAGGAACCGTTATCCTTCAAATATTGAAGGGTGTGGTACATCCTGCTTTTACGCCGGAACTGGCCGTTCTTGGCTTTCAATCAGCATGGATAACACTGGCATATGCTGTTGCAGGAATGTCATTAGCCATCATTTATGCCTTTATAACGGGTATACTTGCCTCTGGGGTAATGGCCTCAAGGAATATTTCCCGCCTTTTTTCAAAGATCTTCTTCAGGGGAATTCTCGGCTTTACAAGGTCTATCCACGAATTGGTCTGGGCGTGGCTTTTTGTGGCTGCAGTTGGATTATCACCTTATGCCGCCGTTTTCGCTATTGCCATTCCCTATGGCGGGATCCTTGGCCGTATTTTTGCCGATATGCTGGAGGATGTAAATGAAGAACCGATAAAAGCACTCCGGGCTGCAGGTGCTTCAAAACTTCAGGCTTTGATTTATGGATATTTACCCCTTGTCCGTGCCGACATGGTAAGTTATACGATGTACCGTTTTGAGTGTGCGATTCGTTCTTCAGCAATCATGAGTTTTATTGGGCTTGGAGGTCTCGGATATCAAATCCAGCTTTCCCTCTCAGATTTGAAATACGACGAGGTATGGCTTTTTGTTTATTACTTGATTACAGTCGTCCTTCTAGTTGATTTGTGGAGCAGTTTAATCCGCAAAGGGCTGACCCATTCCGGGAAAAAGGGGAAGTTCGGATCCGGGTATTTCTCAGCTATTATTGGTCTTATTCTCATTATTGGCTCATGGGGCTATATTGCTGCTGGCGAAAACACCCATTTATTTGAATTGCTCTCCAATCAAAATCTTGAATTTGCCGGGAAGTTTTTTGGCGGGCTGATCGGCTTAAACGATGCACACCCCGCTTTCTTCGATTCCAAAAGCTGGACTGAAGCTTTAAAGCTAACAGTGGAAACTCTGCAAATGAGCATTATGGCTATTGGTTTTGCGACCATAGCTGCCTTTTTAACGGTTATACCAGCTGCAAGGAATATTGCTAATGGAACTTTGACGTCAGCGAAAAAGTGGTATAATTGGCCGCTTTTCGGTCTTGTGCGTATTGTTTATATTTTTTCGAGAGCTGTTCCGGAGCTAGTATGGGCAATGATGATTATTTTTCTTTTTAAACCAGGAATCTTGCCTGGTGCAGTGGCCCTTGCTCTCCATAATTTCGGCATTCTTGGAAAGCTCTGGCCGAGGTAA
- a CDS encoding phosphonate ABC transporter ATP-binding protein has protein sequence MSSKILIEANNISKHYGRKIALSSLSFIVEKGERIALIGPSGAGKTTLLNSLAGLVDPDGGEFAIDGVPISQYKNGKVFAKKVGVIRQQFDLIGQLAVIHNVLAGKLSEWGLFKSLLSLIVPQEKEKAIYALARVGLSAKTYDLTTTLSGGEQQRVALARLIVQGPEIILADEPVASLDPARAEDVLSMLTRFVSEENQTLIASLHSVEYAKKYFTRIIALKNGKLFFDLPTVKVTDNHLAELYQLKEQV, from the coding sequence ATGTCTTCAAAAATTTTGATTGAAGCGAATAATATATCGAAACACTATGGGCGGAAGATAGCATTATCTTCCCTTTCTTTTATTGTCGAGAAAGGTGAAAGAATTGCATTAATAGGACCAAGCGGCGCAGGAAAAACAACATTATTAAACTCTCTCGCTGGGCTTGTTGACCCTGACGGCGGTGAATTTGCCATAGACGGAGTGCCTATTTCCCAATATAAAAATGGAAAAGTATTTGCAAAAAAAGTTGGCGTAATACGCCAGCAATTTGATTTAATCGGCCAACTGGCTGTCATCCATAATGTTCTGGCCGGAAAGCTTTCGGAATGGGGTTTATTTAAATCCCTCCTTTCACTTATCGTTCCACAGGAAAAAGAGAAAGCCATTTATGCCCTTGCCCGAGTCGGTTTGTCTGCTAAGACATATGATCTAACAACAACCCTTTCAGGCGGTGAACAGCAGCGGGTCGCATTAGCAAGGTTAATTGTCCAGGGACCTGAGATTATTCTTGCTGATGAACCTGTGGCATCTCTTGACCCTGCAAGAGCTGAAGATGTTTTATCCATGCTTACACGATTTGTATCCGAAGAAAACCAAACACTTATAGCTAGCCTTCATTCAGTTGAGTATGCAAAGAAGTACTTTACAAGAATTATCGCTTTAAAGAACGGAAAGCTTTTTTTTGATCTGCCGACTGTAAAAGTGACTGATAATCATTTAGCAGAGTTATACCAGCTAAAGGAGCAGGTGTAA
- a CDS encoding putative selenate ABC transporter substrate-binding protein: MKKWLSIIFVAMLVLSMAACSQKDDKSNNKESEPAAPKVIKIGAIPDQSAADINRSMGDVAKYLADKTGMKVEYVPSVDYAALVTAFQRGEIQLAWFGGLTGVQARNQVSGAEAIAQRPRDAEFHSVFITQKNSGIKKLGDLKGKNFTFGSESSTSGHLMPRYYMIEAGIDANKDLDGKPNFSGSHDTTYKLVESGAFKAGALNEAVWEAAVKEGKVDTNKVEVFYKTPAFYDYNWTVNKMDKATKKKLTDAILSMGSGQKKILDLFQTDKFVETKNENYKPIEKVAKELNIIK, from the coding sequence ATGAAAAAATGGTTATCCATTATATTTGTAGCAATGCTAGTCCTTTCCATGGCAGCTTGTTCCCAGAAGGATGATAAATCGAACAATAAAGAGAGCGAACCTGCAGCTCCAAAAGTGATAAAAATTGGCGCCATTCCTGACCAAAGTGCAGCAGACATTAACCGCAGCATGGGAGATGTCGCTAAATACCTTGCAGACAAAACCGGTATGAAGGTAGAATATGTTCCTTCTGTTGATTATGCAGCACTCGTAACTGCGTTCCAGCGCGGTGAAATCCAGCTTGCCTGGTTTGGCGGATTAACGGGTGTTCAAGCTAGGAACCAGGTTTCTGGCGCGGAAGCAATCGCACAGCGTCCACGTGATGCCGAATTCCATTCGGTATTTATTACACAGAAAAATTCAGGTATCAAGAAGCTGGGAGATCTTAAAGGCAAAAACTTCACGTTCGGCAGTGAGAGCTCAACATCAGGCCACTTGATGCCCCGCTATTATATGATAGAGGCTGGCATTGATGCTAATAAAGATTTAGACGGCAAGCCAAACTTCTCAGGTTCCCATGATACTACCTATAAACTGGTTGAATCAGGAGCATTTAAAGCAGGCGCCCTCAATGAAGCTGTTTGGGAAGCTGCTGTAAAGGAAGGAAAAGTAGATACAAATAAAGTCGAGGTTTTCTACAAAACGCCTGCCTTCTATGATTACAACTGGACTGTAAATAAAATGGACAAAGCAACCAAGAAAAAATTGACAGATGCCATTCTTTCTATGGGCAGCGGCCAAAAGAAAATATTAGATCTATTCCAAACAGATAAGTTTGTTGAAACAAAAAATGAAAATTATAAGCCAATTGAAAAAGTGGCAAAAGAGTTAAACATTATTAAATAG
- a CDS encoding DNA alkylation repair protein has translation MNEYAEGLREALVPFCNPEEAQKLSAYVRNKFVYFGLRAPKMKEIFKEYVKNHGVPDENQFRNVLLALWRYEEREMQIMGLYLLDKMKIHFQHNDGFLLEELIQTKPWWDTIDHLAKKHVGYYFELFPEERSKIIEKWLQSDNTWLIRSCILFQLGYKYKTDEELLARIIAENCETNEFFIDKAIGWALREYAKINSEFTLGLCATLPLSNLSKKEAIKNL, from the coding sequence ATGAATGAATATGCTGAAGGTTTAAGAGAGGCGTTAGTCCCTTTCTGCAATCCAGAAGAAGCACAAAAATTAAGTGCATATGTAAGGAATAAATTTGTTTACTTCGGGTTAAGAGCACCAAAGATGAAAGAAATTTTCAAGGAATATGTTAAGAATCATGGTGTACCTGATGAAAATCAGTTTCGTAATGTATTGTTGGCGTTATGGAGGTATGAGGAGCGGGAAATGCAGATTATGGGACTATATCTTTTAGATAAAATGAAAATTCATTTTCAGCATAATGATGGTTTCCTGCTAGAGGAGCTAATCCAAACTAAACCATGGTGGGATACGATCGACCATCTCGCTAAAAAACATGTTGGATATTATTTTGAGCTTTTTCCTGAGGAAAGGTCAAAAATTATCGAAAAATGGCTTCAGTCTGATAATACATGGCTAATTAGAAGCTGTATATTATTTCAGTTGGGATATAAATATAAAACGGATGAGGAATTGTTGGCACGGATTATTGCTGAAAACTGCGAAACAAATGAATTCTTTATCGATAAAGCAATTGGCTGGGCATTAAGGGAGTATGCAAAGATAAACTCCGAGTTTACATTAGGTCTATGTGCGACACTTCCGCTTTCAAACCTAAGCAAAAAAGAAGCTATTAAAAACCTATAG